AACTTTTGCTCCAATTGTTGCAGGCATTGGAGAAATGGAATACAGCAAGTTTCTTACTTTTAATATAGCAGGAGGAGTCACATGGTCAACTTTAATGCTTCTAATAGGATATTTCCTTGGTAAAGTTATTCCAAACGTAGATAAATATTTAATTCCATTAATTATTTTAATAGTTATAGTTTCCTTTATGCCCTCAGCATATGAGCATAGAAAAAAAATATTAGCTCAAGTTAAAAAATATATCCCCAAAAATTAATTGTTATCTAAAAGTTACTTCGGAAGTACTCCCATTTGTTTCATATCAGATTCAATTGCAGAAAGGCGATTATATTTAACAACGCGTTCTCCGCGGGCAGGAGCTCCGCTTTTTATATAATCAGCTCCAACTCCAACAGCAAAATCAGCAAGGAATGTATCAGTAGTTTCTCCAGATCGATGAGATACAATTACTTTCCATCCTGCATCTCGAGCTTTTTTAACAACCTCCAAAGTTTCAGTCACAGTTCCAATTTGATTTGGCTTAACTAAAATTGTATTGCAAGCTTTTTGTGCAATTGCTTTATCAATTCTTTTTGGATTAGTTACTAAAAGATCATCACCGACAATAGACATTTGAGGATCAAGAGTTTGAAGTAATTTATTCCATCCAGTCCAAGCATCTTCATAAAGAGGGTCTTCAAGCACTTCAAGGTGGTATGTAAAATTAAGTTCCTTAAAATAATCAATCATCGCAAGTTCATCAAGCGGCCCTGATTTATCTCTGATTGAATAACGGCCATTTTTGTAAATAGAGTTTGCAGCAACATCTAATCCCAAAAATACATCAGACCCCAAAACATACGAAGTTTCGCGAATCGATTCAACTAAGATTTCAAGTGCATCAGCATTTGTAAAAAGATTTGGCGCATATCCTCCTTCGTCTCCAACGCTATGAATTGCCCCGCGTCTCGCCAGGTTCTCTCCGATACTCAAATAAATTTCCACACCCATCTCAAGACCCTGAGAAAAACTTTTGGAAGAAGCAGGAATTACAAAAAATTCCTGAAAATCCAAATTTCCTGCTCCATGAAGTCCTCCATTAATCATATTAAAAAGTGGTGTTGGAATTTTTTTATGAACTGGAATTTGTCTTTGTTCTGAGACATCCCAAAAATACTTAAAAAGCGGTTCTTTTTTATCAAGAGCCGCAGCTTTAGCTACAACTTCGGAAATAGATAAAATACTATTTGCCCCAAGTTTTTCTTTATTTTCTGTCCCGTCCAATGCCATCATTTTTTTATCAATTTCTTCCTGTTGGTTTGGATCCATTCCAATAATTGCAGGGCCAAGTATATTAGTTACATTTTCAACAGCCTTCAATACTCCCTTTCCTTTATATCGCTTTGGGTCTCCGTCTCGAAGTTCATGTGCTTCATATGTTCCAGTTGAAATTCCAGATGGAACTGATGAAATCGCAACAATTCCATTATCAAGAAGACAATAAGCTTCAACTGTAGGATTTGCTCTGGAATCTAAAATTTCTCTAGCCCAAATTTTTTGCACTTTTGCCATTTATTTTCCTATCTTCCTTTCTGTTTCATAAATTACATTTCTCACTCGGTCAATTGCATCAGGGTTAATTGAAACGCTAGTTATTCCCATTTTTACAAGCTCTTCAACCAAATCGTCATAAGTACTTGGAGCCTGTCCGCAAATAGACGCAGTCACGCCGTATTTATGGCAAGTTTTTATAATGCGTCTTAATGCCCAAAGAAGCGCTGGTGATCTTTCATCAAATTCGCTTGCGACCTCACTATTGTCTCGATCTGTTCCAAGTAAAAGCATTGATAAATCATTACTTCCAATAGAGACCCCATCAATTCCCACTTTTATAAAATCTTCAAGTAAAATTACATTCACCGGAAGTTCGCACATCATCCAAAATTTAAAATCTCCTGTTCTAAATAATTCTTCAGATGCAACTAGTCTTCGAACTCTTGCAAGTTCCTGAGGGCTTCTCACAAATGGAATCATGATATGTAAATTCTTGTGTTTACTTCGTACCTTTTTAATAGCATTAAGTTCAAGATTAAATACTTCAGGGTCTGATACGTATCTAAATGCTCCTCTAAATCCCATCAACGGGTTTGGCTCAACTGGTTCCCAATTCGCTCCGCCTTTAAGTTGGCGATATTCGTTTGTTTTAAAATCAGTTGCACGGTAAACGACCGGTCGATCTCCAAATGCCTTACAAAATACTTCCAAATTATCAGCAAGCTTATTTATAAAATCATTTTGCTTTTTGTCTTTAATAGCTTGCTTCGGATGCACTCCAATATTTGCAATCATAAACTCAGCTCGAAGAAGGCCTATTCCGTCTACGTTTCGCTTTGCAATTTCTTTTACTCGATCAGGCTCAGCCAAATTTACATAAACATGTGTTGCAGTCTTAGTATTACGAGTTTTACGGTACTGCGTTTCCATTGCTTCCGCTTTAACTTCAGTTTTTACTTTTGCTCCTAAATAAATCATCCCAGCTTTGCCATCAACAGTCACAACAAAATCATCTTTAAGTTTTTTGGTAGCTTCTTTTGTACCAACAACGCAAGGAACTCCAAGCTCTCGGGAAACTATCGCAGCGTGTGAAGTTTCTCCACCTTCATCAGTAATAATTGCTGCAGCTTTTTTCATTGCAGGAACATAATCCGGAGAAGTCATTTTAGCTACAAGCACATCACCTTGATGCACCTTATCAATTTCTTTCGGAGATTTCAGAACTCGTACTGGCCCAGTTCCAACTCCGGGAGATGCGGGAATTCCCGTAAGTATTGGTGTTTGTGCTGTTTCTACATCGGATTCGCCCATTTTAGTTTTTGCTTTTGGTTTTGCATCAAGCGTTGTGATTGGACGAGTCTGTACTATATATATCCCGCCGTCTTTATCCCGAGCCCATTCAACATCTTGAGGATAATAATAATGTTCCTGAAGTCTGTTCCCAATTTTTGCAATTTCGACTACTTCTTCATCAGTAATTTTCTGATTCTCTCTTTGTTTTTTAGGAACTTCAACTTCTTTTGTAATTCCATTTACTTTAATTAATTGTATTGATTGATCAGAAACTTCTTTTGAAAGAATTGAGAAAGTTCCTTTTTGGACAACATAATGATCTGGAATAACAGATCCCTGAACAATCATTTCGCCTAATCCCCAAACTGTATCAACCACAATTCTTTCTTTATCGTTTTTAACCGGGTCAACTGTAAACATAACTCCAGAAACTTCGCTCTCAACCATTTTTTGGATAATGACGCAGATTCCCACCTTTTCTGTTGGAATTTTATTATTAGCTCTATAAAAAATTGCGCGCGCTGTAAAAAGCGAAGCCCAGCATTCGCGAATCGAGTTCAATAAATTTGATTCACCTTTAATATTTAAAAATGTAGCTTGTTGTCCTGCAAAGCTCATTCCCGGCAAATCTTCAGCAGTTGCACTGGAGCGAACAGCAACTTGTGCCTTCTTAAATATTCCCGAAAGTTTCCGATAAGATTTTATTGTTTCTTTTCCAACAGCATCAGGGACTTTAGCTTTCAAAAGTTTATTTTGAATCGCGCTTGCAGCTTTCTCAAGCTGGTCAGCATTATTTACATCAAGAGTTTTTATTATTCCGTTAATCTCAGGTCTTAAATTATTTTCATCCAAAAACAAATTATATGAAGCAACAGTTACAGCAAATCCGTTTGGAACAGGAAACTTTGCCTGCGTCATTTCGCCTAGGTTTGCACCCTTTCCGCCTACTTGGGAAGTCATTGTTTTATCAATATCTTTAAACTGAAGTATTAGTTTATCGTTGGCAGCCATATTCCATTATTCCATTTTCTTCTTAAAATAGTCAACCCAAGGAATTGGGCTGGGATCGATTCCATGAATCATTGCGATATAGAAACTTATATAACTTCCAAGCGCAAGTAACTCAAAAACTTCTTCAAGTTTATGTTTAGATTGCATTTTATAAATATCAAATCCATATCCGTTTTGTTTTACCACGTCTTGTGTAATTGAATATCTCTTTTGTATTCGTTCAAAATAATTATTACTTTCAAAAAAAACAAAATGTAAAATTTCCTTTGCCTTTGCTGGATATTTTAGTCCTTCCATCAAATGGTGATTTAATTCTGAAATTTCAAAATGCATACTAAAATTTTTAGAATTTTCATTCAGTTGATTTTTAAAAGCATGGGTCGAGCCAACTAAATGTTCACTGGAAATTAAAACAGGAATTTTATTTGCCAATTTATCTGCAAGTTTTTTTGCAATATTGTTTTCTGTATGACTGCGTACTCCAAATTCTTTTACAAACTTTTCTGTAATTTCAATTGCGTTTAAAATTTCATCATCTTCAATATCAATAAATTTAAGTTTGCTTAAAATCGCCAAAATACTTGAAATCGAATAACCCAAACCCATTCTTGGTTGTCCGCTCGGATTATTTGCTGGATCAATTTTATAAAAGGGTAGTTTATGTTCTTCTAAGATTTCAAGAAGTTTACCGCCAGTTTCAATTCCAAAGATCTTGGCATTTTTATTTACGCCGTCTGCAGCACATGAAATTGTTTCCTCAGTGTTTCCCGAATAACTGGACAAAATTACAAGCGTTTTATTATTTACATAAGAAGGTAAGTGATAATTTGTAACAACTTCAACTGGTACTCTCAAATTTTTAAATTCCAAATAATGGACAATGCGTCCTCCTAAAGCCGACCCTCCCATTCCAGCAACCACAATATTTTGGCAGTCTCCGTATTCCTGCGGTAATTCTACTTTTTGTATTTCATTCCAGGCATCCTGAATTTGTTCCGGCAAATGTTCTATTGAAGATAAAATATTTCCCTTATCAAGTTGAGAAATTTTTGGCAGGTCATCAAGCATATTATGATCTTATTAATCGTAATACTTCATCCCGTTTCTCTTCCATTAATTCTTTAGATTTTGCCTCAAGTGTGAGTCTTAATAAATTTTCTGTGTTACTTGGCCGCACACAAAATCTATACTCCTGATATTCAATTGCAATTCCGTCAAGTCTTGATTGCTGTCCATCTTTATATTTTTCAGCAATTTCGTTCATTTTAGCTTCTTTATCAACTACTTCTGTATTAATTTCTCCTGAAATAAAATATTTATTCATTACAGGTTTTACAGAATCAGAAAGCTTTACGTTATTGCTGGATAAAAAATTAATTACTTGCATTGGGGGGATCATTCCGCAGTCAGCAAAAAAATAATCACGATAATAAGTATGTCCGCTTGATTCCGTTGCAAAAAGAGCGTTGTCTTTTCGCATCATTTCTTTTATATATGAATGTCCAACCCTGCAAAGCAAAGCTTCTCCACCTGCATTTTTAATTGCTTCAATCAAGGCCCAGGTATATCTTGGATCATATATAATTTTTTCCCTCGGATGATCTGCAAGCATTTGCTTTATTAAAATTGTATTTAGATAATAAGGCTCGGTAAATTCGCCGCCATCAGCGCAAAAAAACACTCTGTCTCCGTCAGCGTCCCAGGCAATTCCCAAATCCGCTTCGCTATTTTTCACTAAATCCATAAATTCAATTCTGTTTTCCGGAATAAAAGGATCTGGTCTTCCTTTTGGAAAAGTTCCATCAGGTTCAAAATTTAATTTAATTAATTCTATTGGCAAATTTCCAAGTTCAATTATCTTTTCAAAAATTTTTCCACTGTAGCCAAAGTTTGGATCTATCACTATCTTCATTGGTTTGATATTTTTCTGTGTTAAAAAGCCTAAAATAAACTGGCAATATTCGTTTTCAATATCTCTTGTTGCGTTTTTGCCTTTATTTGCCACATTTATCGTTTTTCCTTGCACCACAAAATCCTTGATCTGATTTATTCCTTCTTCCAGATTAAGCGGGATAACTTTTTCGCGAATCATTTTTATTCCATGCCACTCTGGAGGGTTGTGAGATGCAGTTGCTTGAATTCCTCCTCCATAGCCAAAACTTCCAACGCAAAAATAAAGCATATCAGTCGTTATTAAACCAACATCGACAGTATCAATTCCAGCATCATTAAGCCCTCGAATAATTGCATTTTTTATTTCAACACTATGAAGGCGAACATCATTTCCCACAACAACTGGCGCCTGTGGTTTTACATACTCTGCATACCCTTGAGCTATTTTGTAAGCAATATTTTCGTTTAAAGTTGTCGGGAAAATTCCGCGAATGTCATACGCTTTAAAAATAGAAGTGTCCATTGTTAAGCTCATTTTAATTCCTCAATAATAAATAAATCAAGCAAAGTTTTTAGATCTGCTTCAGTTGTTTTTGCTTTAATATCAATGTCAGACAATTTATTTATTGTGCGCCGTAAATTTTCAAGCCTGAATTTCCCAGCTTGTCGGGATAATTTTTCGATCCTCCAGCTTGGCAAAGGCATTTCGTCCTTGCCAATTTGCGCCCAATATAAATCCCGCAACTGTCTGGCCATTAAATGAAATACAAGTTCGGTTGGTTCTGTTTTAATTGTGTCATTAAAAAGCTTTAAAGCGATTCGGGAATTGCCCGGATAAAGTGCATCTAAAAAAAGAAAAATATTTTTGGGTAATTCAAACATTTCCACTTTCGCTTCTTTTGGCAAATTCTTAGTTATCACAACTCCTGCATTCCCTTCAAAAAAAATTAACAAATTAGAATTATATTTATTAGCATTTTCCTTAAGCCATTTCCAGTCTTTGATATATACTTTATTAGGCTTCTCCAAAACAAAAACTGTTTTGTCTTCAAAAAGAGTTTGAGACACAACTTCGCGTGTATTTTTTATTTTAATTATTTCAAACCCTCTTTTTTTAGATTGAGAAAGTAATTCGCTAAATT
The Patescibacteria group bacterium genome window above contains:
- the ppsA gene encoding phosphoenolpyruvate synthase, coding for MAANDKLILQFKDIDKTMTSQVGGKGANLGEMTQAKFPVPNGFAVTVASYNLFLDENNLRPEINGIIKTLDVNNADQLEKAASAIQNKLLKAKVPDAVGKETIKSYRKLSGIFKKAQVAVRSSATAEDLPGMSFAGQQATFLNIKGESNLLNSIRECWASLFTARAIFYRANNKIPTEKVGICVIIQKMVESEVSGVMFTVDPVKNDKERIVVDTVWGLGEMIVQGSVIPDHYVVQKGTFSILSKEVSDQSIQLIKVNGITKEVEVPKKQRENQKITDEEVVEIAKIGNRLQEHYYYPQDVEWARDKDGGIYIVQTRPITTLDAKPKAKTKMGESDVETAQTPILTGIPASPGVGTGPVRVLKSPKEIDKVHQGDVLVAKMTSPDYVPAMKKAAAIITDEGGETSHAAIVSRELGVPCVVGTKEATKKLKDDFVVTVDGKAGMIYLGAKVKTEVKAEAMETQYRKTRNTKTATHVYVNLAEPDRVKEIAKRNVDGIGLLRAEFMIANIGVHPKQAIKDKKQNDFINKLADNLEVFCKAFGDRPVVYRATDFKTNEYRQLKGGANWEPVEPNPLMGFRGAFRYVSDPEVFNLELNAIKKVRSKHKNLHIMIPFVRSPQELARVRRLVASEELFRTGDFKFWMMCELPVNVILLEDFIKVGIDGVSIGSNDLSMLLLGTDRDNSEVASEFDERSPALLWALRRIIKTCHKYGVTASICGQAPSTYDDLVEELVKMGITSVSINPDAIDRVRNVIYETERKIGK
- the eno gene encoding phosphopyruvate hydratase → MAKVQKIWAREILDSRANPTVEAYCLLDNGIVAISSVPSGISTGTYEAHELRDGDPKRYKGKGVLKAVENVTNILGPAIIGMDPNQQEEIDKKMMALDGTENKEKLGANSILSISEVVAKAAALDKKEPLFKYFWDVSEQRQIPVHKKIPTPLFNMINGGLHGAGNLDFQEFFVIPASSKSFSQGLEMGVEIYLSIGENLARRGAIHSVGDEGGYAPNLFTNADALEILVESIRETSYVLGSDVFLGLDVAANSIYKNGRYSIRDKSGPLDELAMIDYFKELNFTYHLEVLEDPLYEDAWTGWNKLLQTLDPQMSIVGDDLLVTNPKRIDKAIAQKACNTILVKPNQIGTVTETLEVVKKARDAGWKVIVSHRSGETTDTFLADFAVGVGADYIKSGAPARGERVVKYNRLSAIESDMKQMGVLPK
- a CDS encoding phosphomannomutase/phosphoglucomutase, which codes for MDTSIFKAYDIRGIFPTTLNENIAYKIAQGYAEYVKPQAPVVVGNDVRLHSVEIKNAIIRGLNDAGIDTVDVGLITTDMLYFCVGSFGYGGGIQATASHNPPEWHGIKMIREKVIPLNLEEGINQIKDFVVQGKTINVANKGKNATRDIENEYCQFILGFLTQKNIKPMKIVIDPNFGYSGKIFEKIIELGNLPIELIKLNFEPDGTFPKGRPDPFIPENRIEFMDLVKNSEADLGIAWDADGDRVFFCADGGEFTEPYYLNTILIKQMLADHPREKIIYDPRYTWALIEAIKNAGGEALLCRVGHSYIKEMMRKDNALFATESSGHTYYRDYFFADCGMIPPMQVINFLSSNNVKLSDSVKPVMNKYFISGEINTEVVDKEAKMNEIAEKYKDGQQSRLDGIAIEYQEYRFCVRPSNTENLLRLTLEAKSKELMEEKRDEVLRLIRS
- a CDS encoding bifunctional phosphoglucose/phosphomannose isomerase, with product MLDDLPKISQLDKGNILSSIEHLPEQIQDAWNEIQKVELPQEYGDCQNIVVAGMGGSALGGRIVHYLEFKNLRVPVEVVTNYHLPSYVNNKTLVILSSYSGNTEETISCAADGVNKNAKIFGIETGGKLLEILEEHKLPFYKIDPANNPSGQPRMGLGYSISSILAILSKLKFIDIEDDEILNAIEITEKFVKEFGVRSHTENNIAKKLADKLANKIPVLISSEHLVGSTHAFKNQLNENSKNFSMHFEISELNHHLMEGLKYPAKAKEILHFVFFESNNYFERIQKRYSITQDVVKQNGYGFDIYKMQSKHKLEEVFELLALGSYISFYIAMIHGIDPSPIPWVDYFKKKME